The following DNA comes from Enterocloster bolteae.
CCCCATGTGCGCAGGGGCGATTGTGCAGGCGCGCATACCCCGGATTGCAGTGGGCTGCATGAACCCCAAGGCCGGCTGTGCGGGGTCTGTGCTGGACATGCTCCATGTGCCGGGCTTTAATCATCAGGCGGAGGTGACCGAGGGGGTGCTTGAGCAGGAGTGTTCCAAGCTGATGTCGGACTTCTTCCAGAGCCTGCGTGAACGCAAAAAATAATTTTCTTATTATAACCGTGCAGGACGGCATATCTCCCTGAACCAAAAAACCGGATAAGGAGTGCCGTCCTGAACCATTACTATTTATTCTGTGATTTTTTTCATTGCCTGGTTTGCTGCGATGAGGATGGGATCATAAACAGGGGCTGCAGGAGGAGCGTAAACCAAGTCTAACTCATTTATCTCTTCCACTGTCATACCGCAAGTAATTGCAGTTGCCAACACATTAATTCTTCCGGCGATACTTTCGCTTCCGATGCCCTGGGCGCCCAGAAGGCGGCCTGTTTTTTTATCAACGATCAGGCAGATGTGATTATCGCGGCCCCCAGGATAGTAGGAAGCGCGGTCTGCCTTCGTAATGCTGACCGATATGGCATCATAGCCCTCTCCGGCTGCCTGCTCCTTAGACAGGCCGGTCGCGGCGATAAAGAGCTCAAACACTTTTGTGACCATGGAACCCAATATTCCCTTAAATGTATCATGTCCGCCTGCCACGTTACCGCCTGCAATGCGCCCCTGCTTGTTGGCGGTTGTGCCCAGGGGGACGTAAGCTGGTTTTCCTGTAATCCTGTTCTTCATCTGCACGCAGTCTCCGCAGGCCCAGATATCCTTGTGACTTGTACGCATCTCGTCATCTACGATAATTCCGCCCTTTAGCCCCAGCGCAAGTCCGGCTTGCTCTGCCAGTGCACCGGCCGGTTTTACCCCAGCTGATACAAGGATTATATCGGATGGTTCGATCTCTCCAAAAGCGGTTCGGATTCCGCTGGCTTTTCCGTCTTCAGAAAGGATTTCGGCTATCTGTGTGCCTGTGTGTACGTTTATGCCGTGCTTTATAAGCGTATCCTCCAGGGCCTGGGAAAAGGCGTTGTCTAAAAATGGAAGGAGCCTTGGAAACTGCTCATAAACGGATACTGAAAGCCCGGCGTTTCTTAGCTCCTCGGCGGCCTCAAGTCCGATAGCTCCGCCGCCGATGATGCAGACCCGCCCATGTTCTCTTGCGGCAGCTTTCAGGCGGATGCCATCTTCCATGTTCCTCAGATAATATACCCCATCCGAGTGAATTCCGGGAATAGGAGGCACCACTGGTACTGCGCCTGTGGCAATCACCAGTTTATCATAAGAATGTATGCTGACCTGGTCTGTATCCAGATTTTTTACAGAGACCTCCTTTTTTTCCGGGTCAATGAGAAGCACCTCATGGTGTATCCAGGCGGATATATTCCGCATGTTTTTTAACGATTCCGCATTGATTGCCACCAAGTCATTGATATCATGAATTAGTCCTCCTACAAAATAGGGAAGACCGCAGGCTCCATAGCTGACAAATCCGGATTTTTCAAAGACTTGAATCTCCATGTCAGGTTTTTCTTTGCGGGCTCTGGATGCCGCGCTCAGGCCGGCAGCGGTCCCTCCTATAACAATTAGTTTCTCTGCCATGTTGAACCTCCGGTTTTTAATTCTTTACTCCATATTTGTCAATGACACCCATTTCACCCATCAAATTTTCAAGATCCTTTAATTTG
Coding sequences within:
- a CDS encoding FAD-dependent oxidoreductase, which translates into the protein MAEKLIVIGGTAAGLSAASRARKEKPDMEIQVFEKSGFVSYGACGLPYFVGGLIHDINDLVAINAESLKNMRNISAWIHHEVLLIDPEKKEVSVKNLDTDQVSIHSYDKLVIATGAVPVVPPIPGIHSDGVYYLRNMEDGIRLKAAAREHGRVCIIGGGAIGLEAAEELRNAGLSVSVYEQFPRLLPFLDNAFSQALEDTLIKHGINVHTGTQIAEILSEDGKASGIRTAFGEIEPSDIILVSAGVKPAGALAEQAGLALGLKGGIIVDDEMRTSHKDIWACGDCVQMKNRITGKPAYVPLGTTANKQGRIAGGNVAGGHDTFKGILGSMVTKVFELFIAATGLSKEQAAGEGYDAISVSITKADRASYYPGGRDNHICLIVDKKTGRLLGAQGIGSESIAGRINVLATAITCGMTVEEINELDLVYAPPAAPVYDPILIAANQAMKKITE